In the Gemmatimonadota bacterium genome, CGTGACGGTGCCGGCGAGCGGCCTCTGGCGGTGGCGACTCCGCGGCGGCCGCACCGCCGACGCCTTCGACGCGGTCTGGGGCAGCGTCTTCGATTGGGTCGGCGACGACCGCGGCGCGGCCATGCGGGCGGCGGAGGGCATCGCCCCGTCGCGCACCGTGCTCCGCGCCGAGTGGGTCCCGCGCCGAGCGACCGTCGTCTCCGGCGCCGTCGGGGAGGGCACGCCGATGGATCGCGCCCCGCGCGCGCTGCTGGCTTGGTGGCTCGCGGCGATCGCGATCAGCGCGCTGTGTGCGGAGTGGCTGCTGCGGCGCAAGATAGGGCTACGCTAGGATGAAGGTGGAAGGTTGAAGGATGAAAGCGCGTACTTTCATCCTTCATCCTTGAGCCTTCATCCCCTAAGGTATCCTCTTCCCCTGCGCCGCGGTCCAGAGCGCATACCAATCTTCCCGTGTGAGCTGGATCGCCGTCGAGCGCGCCGCTCGCTCGATCCGGTCCACCTGGTTCGAGCCGATGATCGGCATCGGCCGTGACGGATGCGCCATGATCCACGCGTACGCCACCTGATCCACCGTCGCGCCGCCGTGCCGCTCGGCGATCTCCGCGACCGCCTGCTGCACCCGCGCGCCCGCCTCGTCGTCCGTGCGCACGAGGCGCCCGCCGCCGAGCGGTGACCAGGCCATCGGCGACACACCGAGCCGCATGCACTGGTCGAGGACCCCGTCGAAGATCGGGTCCATGCGCAGCAGCGAGAACTCCACCTGATTGGTCACCAACGGCTGGTCCATCCGCGCGTTGAGCGCGTCGAACTGGTGGACGTTGTAGTTGGAGACCCCGGCGCTGCGGATCTTCCCGTCCTTGAGCAGGCGATTGAGCCCCTCGGCCGTCTCGTCCGGGTGCGTGAGCCAGTCGGGCCGATGGACGAGGAGGAGCTCCACATGGTCCACGCCGAGGAAGCGGAGCGACTTCTCGAGGCTCTTGATGAGTCGCGCGCCGGTGGCGTCGTAGTACGAGACCTTCCGCGCGGGGTGGAAGGCGTTGGGGACGTAGATGCCGGCCTTGGTGACGATCTCGAGGCGCTGGCGCAGCCCCTTGTCGAGGGCGAGGGCGGCGCCGAGCGCCTCCTCCACCTGGTACTTCCCGTAGATCTCGGCGGTGTCGAGGGTGGTGATGCCGAGGTCGGCGCAGCGCTGGAGGCGCGCGAGGACCGACTGCGGGGTGGGGGGAGTGGCGTCGTTGAGGAGGCGCCAGGTGCCGTAGGCGAGGCGCGAGAATTCGGGACCGTGTGCGGCGAGACGATGACGGGGGACCATGGGCGGGAAGATACGCTTGGGTCGCAGCTTCCTCAGGTCCAGGTCTCTTGCGGAGGAGTACGTGATTTTGTACAATAGATCGTACAATACCGCCAGTGAGACAGCCGTGCAGCGACTGAAGCCGACCCGAGCCATCCAGCCGGTGAGCGAGTTCCGCGCGAACGCCGCGAAGTTCATCGAGCAGGTCCGCGAGACGAAGGAGCCGATCGTCCTGACGCAGCACGGCCGTGGTGCGGCGGTGCTGGTGGACATCGATTCGTGGCATGACCTCGTGGAACGGGTGCACGTCCTCGATGCCGCCGTGAGCGGACTCGAGGCGGAGCGGAACGGTGGTCTCGTCGCGCACGACGACCTGAAGCAGGAGTTGCGAGCGCTGCGTTCGCGCTAGCGGTTCGCTGGGCGCCCCGCGCGGCGCAACGAGTATTGGAGATCGAACGCTGGATGCAGGCGAACGGGAGGGCCGTGGACGACTGGTTCGCGCCGGTCGATCACGCGATCGAGCGATTGCGCTCCTTTCCTCGACTCGGACGTCTGGCCGGAGGATCGACCCTGCCGGATCTCCGCGAGATCGTCGCGGGCGCCTACCGCGTCACCTATCTCGCGAGAACGAACTACCTGCTGGTCGTTTCGTTGCGGCATGGACGACAGCGACCGGCCCGCCGCAGCCCGCTTCGCCCGCTCTGACCGAACGCGCGCTCGCGCTAGATTCCTGACCATGTCCCTCCTCTTCCGCCGCAAGGACGAAGCCCCCCGCAAGTCGCTCTGGCAGCGGATCAAGGACGTCGCCCTCACCGACGTCGCCGTCCTCGCCAAGGGGGGCGTCGATACCGGATCGCTCGAGCAGCTCGAGCAGACCCTCCTCGAGGCGGACTTCGGCGTGCCGGTCACCATGCGCCTCGTCGACGCGGTGAAGCACCAGGCGACGCGCGGCACGGTGAAGACGCAGGAGCAGTTCCTCGGCGCGTTGCAGGTCGCCGTCGAAGGGGCGCTGCGCGCGGGGAAGAGCGATCCGGCGCTCCATCTGCCATCCGAGAAGCCGGCGGTCGTGCTCGTCCTCGGCGTGAACGGTGCGGGGAAGACGACCTTCATCGGCAAGCTCGCGTCGAAGCTGCGCGCCGAGGGGAAGTCGGTGCTGCTCGGCGCCGGCGACACCTTCCGCGCCGGCGCGATCGACCAGCTGCGCGTCTGGGCCGAGCGCACCAAGAGCGAGTTCGTCGGTGGGGCGCCGGGGGGTGATCCCGGGGCGCTCGCCTGGCAGGCGATCGACGCCGGCGTCGCGCGGGGCGTGGACGTGATCATCATCGACACCGCCGGCCGCCTGCACACGAGCGGCGCGCTCATGGACGAGCTCAAGAAGGTGCAGCGCGTGGTGGAGAAGCGGCTCCCCGGCGCGCCGCACGAGGCGCTGCTCGTGCTCGACGGCACCGTCGGGCAGAACGCGGTGCAGCAGGCGAGGACCTTCGCCGACGCCGTGCCGGTGACGGGACTCGTCGTGACCAAGCTCGACGGCACGGCGCGCGGCGGCGTCGTGCTCGCCGTGCACGAGGCGATCGACGTGCCGGTGAAGTTCATCGGGACGGGGGAGCAGGCGAAGGACCTCGTGGCGTTCGACGCCGGCGCCTTCGCGCGCGAGTTGCTCGAGGGATGATCGGGCTCACGCTCGAGACCGCCGTCACGTACCTGAAAGGGGTGGGGCCGCGGCGCGCCGAGCTGCTCAAGCGGCTGAACATCTTCACCGCGCGCGACCTCCTCTTCCACATCCCGCACCGGTACGAGGACGCGAGCACCGTTACCCCCATCGCGAAGCTCCGCGTGGGCGACGACGCGACCGTCATCGCGAAGGTCATCTCCAAGGGGATCCTTCCCACGCGGAAGGGACTGCGGGTCTTCCAGGCCGTCGTGCAGGACGCGAGCGGCCTGATCGAATGCGGATGGCCCGGCCAGCCCTGGCTCGACCGGCAGATCAACCCCGACGACGTGCTGCTGCTGAGCGGCCCCGTCCGCTTCTTCCATGGCCGTCAGCTCGCCCCGCGCGAGTGGGTGAACCTCGGCAAGGATGCCGACGGGACGAACGGCGGGCGCGTGCTCTCCGTGTATCCCGCCACCGAGGGGCTCTCGGTGAAGGTGATCCGCGGGCTCATCGAGGCGCACCTCGACGTGCTCCTGCCGCAGGTGGAGGAGTACCTCCCCGCGTGGATGCTCCAGGAGGCGGGGATCCCGTCGCTGCGCGACGCGCTCGAGGCCGTGCATCGCCCCGTCTCGCTCGCGTCGGCGCTGGCGGGCCGCGCGCGGCTCGCGTACGAGGAGCTCCTCTTCGTCCACATCCTCCACCGCCGCGCGCGCCAGCTCGCCGCGCAGAAGCGTGACGGGATCCAGTTCGTGAACAAGCGCGAGCTGACGACGAGGTTCCGCGAGGCGCTGCCGTTCGAGCTCACCAAGGCGCAGGTGCGCTGCGTGCGCGAGATCGTCGCCGACATGTGCAGCGACAGCCGGATGCACCGCCTGCTGCAGGGCGACGTGGGGGCGGGGAAGACCGTCGTCGCCGTCTTCGCCGCGCTCCTCGCGATGGAGAACGGCTACCAGGTGGCGCTGATGGCGCCGACCGAGCTGCTCGCCGAGCAGCACGCGCGGACGCTCGACAAGCTGC is a window encoding:
- a CDS encoding aldo/keto reductase gives rise to the protein MVPRHRLAAHGPEFSRLAYGTWRLLNDATPPTPQSVLARLQRCADLGITTLDTAEIYGKYQVEEALGAALALDKGLRQRLEIVTKAGIYVPNAFHPARKVSYYDATGARLIKSLEKSLRFLGVDHVELLLVHRPDWLTHPDETAEGLNRLLKDGKIRSAGVSNYNVHQFDALNARMDQPLVTNQVEFSLLRMDPIFDGVLDQCMRLGVSPMAWSPLGGGRLVRTDDEAGARVQQAVAEIAERHGGATVDQVAYAWIMAHPSRPMPIIGSNQVDRIERAARSTAIQLTREDWYALWTAAQGKRIP
- a CDS encoding type II toxin-antitoxin system Phd/YefM family antitoxin translates to MQRLKPTRAIQPVSEFRANAAKFIEQVRETKEPIVLTQHGRGAAVLVDIDSWHDLVERVHVLDAAVSGLEAERNGGLVAHDDLKQELRALRSR
- a CDS encoding type II toxin-antitoxin system RelE/ParE family toxin; amino-acid sequence: MEIERWMQANGRAVDDWFAPVDHAIERLRSFPRLGRLAGGSTLPDLREIVAGAYRVTYLARTNYLLVVSLRHGRQRPARRSPLRPL
- the ftsY gene encoding signal recognition particle-docking protein FtsY — its product is MSLLFRRKDEAPRKSLWQRIKDVALTDVAVLAKGGVDTGSLEQLEQTLLEADFGVPVTMRLVDAVKHQATRGTVKTQEQFLGALQVAVEGALRAGKSDPALHLPSEKPAVVLVLGVNGAGKTTFIGKLASKLRAEGKSVLLGAGDTFRAGAIDQLRVWAERTKSEFVGGAPGGDPGALAWQAIDAGVARGVDVIIIDTAGRLHTSGALMDELKKVQRVVEKRLPGAPHEALLVLDGTVGQNAVQQARTFADAVPVTGLVVTKLDGTARGGVVLAVHEAIDVPVKFIGTGEQAKDLVAFDAGAFARELLEG